Genomic segment of Harmonia axyridis chromosome 6, icHarAxyr1.1, whole genome shotgun sequence:
tcatcTTTGGTTTCACATGGACATGGGAGGTTCATGCGCATCAAACTTTTTCTAAGCTTAAAGCTACTTTTCCACGCAACTAACTACTGAAAACATGATAAATCTAAAATGTACCTGTGTAAATTCACCAAAATCTgccttttgaaaaaatgaatagcAAAATATTGATTCATCCATAATTGATATGGTATGATAACTTCATttggaattattatttatacaatttttttattattttcagagtAGAAAATATCAcctttcaaaaatgaattgaatacctaacttaatttttatttgaagaaaatacaaaaagaagaagtacaatttcaagtgtgtaatatcataagatattaattatttatctggttaatgtatcagcagaaacgccatcaacataaccattgtcaaaccgAAGACTTCCacgttattacgtaggaatcataatcgaaagtaacccaaggagaatgcatgtctcGAGGGAGAGTAGCGACATACCTAACAAGGGTGAACCCGGTAtgtcgctactctcccttgatgacatgcattctccttgggttacctaacaagggtgaaaccggtatgtcgctactctcccttgatgacatgcattctccttgggttacttgaCTACACAGTTGTTACATAACtttggttatgttgatggcatttttgctgatacattaaccagatagataattaatatcgtatgatattacacacttgaaattgtacttcttctttttgtattttcttcattcattaccaagtgcaggtgtcagccattttatattatttattaatttttattttattgctaATTTGCAGGtgaataatattcaaataaatatgttaTTTCGAGTTATTTCACAGATAACTTAGGCTTTTAGgtataaagaataaaaatgtAGATATATGTGAAAATATAATTCGTACGAAGGCGATAGAAATGATGGACGATGTTCAGAAAAATTCATTAGTTTAATTGACTTCATTGTTATGTCtcaacttttcagaaaaaaaatagaacagTAAATCACACCTTGAATAATAGGACAACTAATCGAGGATGAATTACATTTTCCCATAAACAAAAACaatgttttatcaatacacaAAACTCACTTTtactcatttttcaaaaaacaacaaatgtagcgttaCTTAACTTTCAATAACTCAATCCAGACTCAAATCAATGTTAACGAGAATAAAAAGTCGTATGAGCACATGTTGAAAGAAAATACTACCTCTGGGTATTGTTCTTTTTTTCAACAGATTTCCCATTACCGTTCTTCGAACCGTCGCCTGTGAGTTCGAGGGCGTCTCCGGTGAGTGCAAGATCATCACCGAATCACATGAAATTGCCTGCGAAAACTGCTAGTCCAACAAGAGTGTCGACTCCGCCCCAAGCAGGTTTGTGGTAGAGAACTGTAACTGTTTTTCACCACCTATAGTTACCTCTGAACTCACATTAGGGATTTTGTTTAGTTGCTAAGCGTTTTTAGGGTGTCACTGGTACGGTGTTAGTTGGTTGGATGATGTATTCTTATTATTTGTAAGGACACTTAACCTTTGGATCtttggaggaaaaaatttcaatcccTTACGAGGTCTAGATCATTTCGCAGAAACtaatcaaaaaaattagttataattGACTATGCAcaatcatgaaatttcaaaccGGTGATGCTATCGTTAATTTCCATTAATATCATTAATATCCATCCATTTTCAAGGCAAAAAGTGACTATGCAcaatcatgaaatttcaaaccGGTGATGCTATCGTTAATTTCCATTAATATCATTAATATCCATCCATTTTCAAGGCAAAAAGTGACTATGCAcaatcatgaaatttcaaaccggtgatgctatcgttgtatttaatgaaatattttttaacgcAAGGCTTGATCTCAGTTAGTTCctggagttatgaattttccaatatttctcTTTGAAAATACCGCAGATATTATCATAAACTTTCCAATCTCACTTGATTAGCTTAGAGTTATACCAGTTGAGCTCACTGGCACAAGTTTTTGCTTTTTTAATTTCGCAATTTGCTTCTTATTGAATAATCTTtggatttcaatttttttttttttaacagtaCTACTAACATTATCATGTTAGTATTATCGGTTTTATAACCACAGCACTGAAATGGTAGAAATGTAATAatagcattgaaaatatttattctgaaCAGAAGTTCAAGATCTCTCAAAAGCAATGATATCTATCAGTTATAAGAGAAATGTGAAAATATATACCTACTACTATTTCAGGTCTGCTCATTATCTTAAGAATTTTCACTAATAATTCTTATTAATTCGTTGGTGTTCTCTTTGTGTCACTAGGAACTGTAATTATGATTAGAGATTCTGTAAATTAAGTGAGGACATTTTTCATGATACAGAATTCTTATTGTGCTCCATTTTTATTTCACAACTCTGAAATTCATCTAATTACCATGCTTCCTGGTATTAACTTTCATCTTACTGactaataatatattttattgtcATTTTACGTTGCTCTAATAAACATTActttgttatttgaaattaaaacaacTTAAATCCATTGCAGATCATAGGATTTGGGTGCTTAAAGTGGAACTCTAAAgatgaattataattataaaattatataatatattattttcaattttgttacaGAAACTCTAAGTAACAGTATAGATGATGATTTCGTAATTGTACCTAAAAATTTACCTGTATACCGTTCCACGGAGAGCCTTGAAAAGGAGAGAGGGTAAGAGAAACAGTTGAATAGACTATTTCAtagcaaaaaaaatattgtgctCATCATTGATATTAAATGATTTCATTATCCATAGTACCATACCAAAAATTACTCATTCGCCGTGTGATCTGGACCATCCGAATTCGAGTCCACCTAGACCTTCTACGTTACCTGTTGCATCTCAGCCTATACCAACCCCTCAGAGAAATACTAGAGTACGAAGGGATTCAGAGCAGGAAAGAAGAGAAAGCGACCAATATACTCCTAGCGTAagttttctgatttttataagTATTAGATAGCAAAAATAATCAAGTATTTCGAcgaattatttcgaattttttttagctACACTCAATTTTTAAAGTGTTCATTGAActtgttttgaaatatatacattagAAATTCTTGGGGTCGTATTAAGTTTCTTCAttaaattttgttgattattagaAAAACTGTAgttgagagggaacaccactgcgaaattagagatattttttctcacatatcatcgatttttatagggtgttcaaataatttatttaaacaataatctaatataatttatttaattcatttttttatttatttaattactaCACCCATCTACAGCCTaagccaattacagaatggggaaaaatacaaaattacaataaacaatacaaaataGTATATATACAGATAGCTTCTTAAAGAAATTGCTACTCTAGAACAGccctttttatatcaaaatgagtacagcaaaaaatgtctaaaatattCTGAACATTGCAAAAATCTTCTGAACAGAGGCGAAAATCGAAGTACGGAAAAGGAAGGTAGAACGTGGTTACATTTCGAACAGGCAGCCTTGGAACGTGCCAATTCACTGAGGCTAGCAAGTAGGGGCAATAAATTTGTGaacttataatattatgtagGAAAAGAATTCTCAAGTAAACCCGGCGCACTTCTAGGGAGTTCACATGAAAtctattgaataaatattcctgTGGTATGCCACGATTTGGATACATGCcatcaattttgaaacaaacGCACTTCAAAAATCGCCTCTGTATTTTCTCCAAACTATCAATGTAAACTTCATAACCAGGGCTCCACACTACACATCCATACTCTGCTTTGACCTCACAAGCGCCGTAAAAAGGAGGAAAAGGGTTCGAGATTCGAACAAGTATTTGGAGTTTCTGAGTATGAAACCGAGAGTCCTGAGTTCCTCCGAAACAACTGCACTCACATGTGGCACAAAAGTCAGCCCTTGATCAAATAAAACTCCCAGATCTCTACATTCAGTCACTCTGTTTAAAACGCTGCCTTCAATGTTGtactgaaaatatttataatatttaatgaaagcaagtttcttctacaccaatCAATCAGTTTATCAATGTCGCTCTGAAGATCCCAACAATCATGGATGGAACCAATTCTGCGAAACAACTTACAATCATCAACATACCAAAGAAACCGGCAGagcaaaaatgaattcaaatcattcataaaTAACATGAACAGCAGAGGCCCCAAATTAGAACCCTGCGGAACTCCAGATGATGCTAAAAAATCAAATGACCTGAATCCGGAACACTGAacgaacaattttctatttgtaAGATAAGATTCTAGAAAAAGGACGAAATTCGTTGTTAAGCCAAAAGAAGACAACTTTGTCAGAACAACTCCATGGTCTAGCCTGTCAAACGCcttggaaataaaaaaataataatcttaaatattttcaattcgcaaATAAAGAGAAAAACAGTGCTTTTGGttacttttcgtttttcacAAGAAAAAGGTGCTATCGTATCCCTACAAAGCACTAatgtaatttaaaaatattcgtaaaaaaatGTACCAAAAAAATCATTGCAAAAGAGgcaaaactctaattttgtaaaaattgaaaaaaagactCTTAGAGTACTGCCTCCTTCAACGAAACTTGTAATTATTGTAATACCCCTAACTTTACttgatcattcaatcgttcAGGCAACACCCCACATTATTTTTGTCTCTCTaggcaaatattgacagatcacaagaatgtcacgtggtggtgttccctcttaacctTAATCTCTTATGTGGATCctcaaattggaaaaaaaaattaaaaagcggttccattttttttttttaaatattttatttgaaataacagGTTcccacaaaacaaaattttctcccTTTCACAGGCTAGcgataattattatttctttgaaatggattgtttaaagtttgaaaatattattcaatgtaCTTAACAATTGATTATCTTAGGTTTCAAGCGTAGTTCCAAGATCTGCACCTATAAATATGGTACGCCATGAAAGCAAACCAGAAACCGATATCGATATTAGCTCGTTATCGCCACCATCTGTaagtttttattaatttattggcTTTCACTAGGTAGTATCATCCAACTCGCCTTTCACTGTTGGGTAGAAAAAAAGAACAGTGCTGTACCTAAGGTGGCGTGAAGgtacagtaacaaagcctaacCTACACAAGATGCTTTTCATTAATCATATAAAACAGCCTTTGTGCTTTCCCACAATCTGATCTgacaattgaaaagaaaaactaCAATAAGAGGaactaacaacaaaaattattattttggaaCAAATAGATATACATCTGCTAGAACTTCTGAATTCACAAAAAAAGCAAATGATAACAAATTTCGTAACCAAATCAAGTACATAACACATTAGATTCTCATAATGAAAACTCATCACACAAAACAATAATGTACTCAGTGACATTAGAAGTGGTGcattaaaaatcaaaattatatctGCTACagatatttttagttattgctCCTCTGTCTACTAGTATTACTAATTGTATTTCAATTATAGAATTAAGTAAGTGTGAGTGAACTTTCGAAGATAGAGGAACTGGCTTGTGACAACTAGCTTTTGAGACTGTTTTGATACTACTTGACAACTTGCTGAAGAAGAAGTTTGAACTAGCCATACATGTTAGAATATTTAGGCAGAATGGCAATTTGAAATTTAGAACGCGTTGATATTGTTTTTGCTGTTGAGAGGAATTTGCACAAAAGTTTTGGAATAATACTTTGGGGACATTATAGCAGTAACGTGTTATGCGTTATCATTATCTTGATGGACGACTATACATCCTTTCTAAATTAGAAAACACTTTTGATGTCACTGAGTATATAACAGGAATGATAAAATTCACAATGGTTATAATGCGTTataatttgacatttcttatgtccttTGTGTTTAGTAGCTTATTCCATTTGTGGgaagatacatgcttcaacaacttTCAGAAACCTTGATAAGGCAATTTACAAATTCCTAAacgtttttgaagcgtgtatcttttcatgaataaatggcataacctacttcacacaaatgaaataagaaatgtcaaaaataatacgcagtgttgccattatagccattttaaattgtatcaatCCTATTTGAAAACACCATATTCAACAATGCAATAATGGAAACTGATCAAACAGTTAATAATAATCTTATTGTTCTTTTGGATGGAATTAACCTTATATTAAATCAAGAAGTAAGATTATTTTTGCAATATATCATACCTgcacaattttcgaatttttcaaggTGAAATTTATGATCGGCACTCCACCTGGTGGTAGAAGGCGATCAACTTCGAGTGGTAGCTATTCAGAAACTCCGCCTCCTAATATTTGGAATGGATCTATTAGTAGGAGTGGTTTATCTAATTCCCCACTGAGACGTTCTGGTACAAAAACTTATTATCTATGCTTGTTGTTTGCTTCTGCTTCCTTCAACAGCTTAATATcaaaattggatttttttttatttgaaagattgacacttattttgaaatcttatttaatttttatgaatcttATGATTTTCAGTGATTGCTTTAATATTTGTTTGTAAAGGGTgtcttttttagagctatagaactttaaattgcaataaaacaacgatggattattcgattgacatgaattttatttatccgcaagataatcttgtggcattacattttaaatatgatttctggcatatgaccgccacggctggcttggatgtagtccaatctggacgtccaattttcgatgactttttccaacatttgtgaccgtatatcggcaataacacggcgaatgttgtcttccaaatggttccAAATGGGGTATGTAAagacatagccccacagaaagtagtctagaggtgttaaatcacaagatcttggaggccaattcacagttccaaaacgtgtctttcaataaatcgattgtggcacgagctgtgtgacatgttgcgccgtcttgttggaaccacagctcctggacatcatggttgttcaattcaggaatgaaaaagttaacaatcatggctctataccgatcaccattgactgtaacgttctggccatcgtcgtttttaaagaagtacggaccaatgattccaccagcccataaagcgcaccaaacagtcagtttttctggatgtaacggtgtttagacatacacttgaggattagcttcactccaaatgcggcagttttgtttgttgacgtagccattcaaccagaagtgcgcttcatcgttaatggacgtagtgcgcgatacgtattccgcacagaaccattattttcgaaatgaaattgcactatctgcgttgttcaggcgtgggtctattcatgatgaattgccaaaccaaactgagaataaatcacttgacagctgttaaatcggtcgccatcttgaacaataatgccaacttaaagttatatatctcgaaaaaaaacaccctatataaactGTTTGATCTATCTTTTATTTTACAAGAATTGTCAGTTTTTTCAGAAAACAGCTTACACTTCAATTCGGTGACTTCAATgcatttatttatgaaatcccttgttattttttattgaattattcaagcttttcttttggttttttgttCTTGCTTTGTGCgcttttaaaattttgaaaatgacataCCAAAACTGGGTTACTAACATTGTTTTTCCTTAAGGTACTTCTCCACCGTTCAGCAATGCTCTTGCCAGAGTACCTATGCTAAGTGCGCCAAATTTAAGCGATAACAACAACCCCACTATGGGTCCCAATTTTTCTACGAGAGCTATGACCCTACCAGAAATTTCGGAAATAGGTAACATGCATTCGGTTTACAATGATAACGATCATCCAATTCAATTTATAGCACCTGAATTACCGGAAGACTCTCTGTTGGGGGTGAGTTGCACATTCTTGTCTTTTGAAAGTTCATATGTAtttagataaataaataataaatattgaagcagaaaaaaaaagatatagtAGATAAGAGTATCGAATGAAACCGATCTAGTTTggattattcaaaattttttctttatggtATAGACTATAGAGTTGATTGAtaacatattaggccaattgaataGTCCtcagtctgatgcacagatggcggtgctagtattaaatccatataatttttagttagaaccaaccttcaaacgatacgtgtcaaaatttgacaccaGTGCGACCATTATTTtgtaagatattgcgttgtgagtgaagctacttttctgatttgaaagaagatgaaaaaaaaaaaagaatttcgtgtgctgataaaatataacCGTGGGGTCACTTTGCTCAAATCTGGTAGTTTTTTCAAGTTTAATTTATAGGTGTTGGGCCTAAAAATTGGGGATAAAAGTATATTGATATAATTCTGTTTATCCCACTGATTCCACATGATGTGGCGGCATAATTTCGATTAGAAAtagttcatttttatttttaaaggCCTAGCAAAGAAACCCCAAGATTGGGGCAACTTTGCATTTACTTATAAATACTCTGTTTGAGCATATATTGCGCTGTCAATAGGCTACTTTGCTCAAGTAGGTAGGTATctacaaatttattttgaaaaaatatgaagagCTTTTTAGGGTCATTATTGAAATGCGACATATTACAAAATACTTTACTATTTAAAGTTATAAACTGGTGAAAACATGTAATAAACACAACAAATACTtgacaacatacaaatataaaataatatgataataCTGAATGAGAAACTTGAAACAAACTGCACCACTACAAAATCGTTAGGGCTTATTGATTTATGTAGAGACGAAACTTCATCTTCATCTTTTTGCTGTTCCTCGTATCCTCACTTTCAACGTTTCCTTcgtcatatcttattttctcatgatctataattttttctctGTCACTTTCAACTTTCACTTTAGACAGGCTTTCTTCATCTGATTCCAGCGAAGATCTTTTTGAATGATTCTGCTAAGCCCGCCTGGTTGATATCAATCAAGTCTTCGTGCCTAATAGATTCCCCAGGAGGAACTTGAAGCatcttcttgtttttctttttcagagGTCCAGACGAACCACTTCTTTTCTGTTCCAAGCAGTGTAACAATGCTTCATTTATTTGTCTTCCTGTTGAGTTCACATGGTCGAGTAAAGTAACCCCAAATCATAGGTAGAATGTGCATTGTTCCATAATGAAATTCtccaaaaattattatatttttttatctgTCTGAAAACAACACCCAAGAGGTAGAAAAATATGCTCTATCAGGTGATAATGTCTATAGAGTTGTAGGATTCATTAACATTCTTCGAGCAAAGTAACCCCACTTTACGGtactttttgaagagaaaaaatacagttgaagcaaaatctaggcttgatgaagagtttcccgGGTTTGCGCCAGGAAAATCatccatcattgattggtatactaagtttaaacgtggggaaatgagcaccgaagacggtgaaCGTAGTGGACGCCTAAaagaggatgaaatcgttaaaaacggccccatttgaagaaaaaaaggtgctgtttcatcaagacaatgcgccgtgtcacaaatcaatgaaaacaatggcaaaattgcatgaattgggcttcgaattgcttctgcatccaccctattcgccagatctggctctcagcgtctttttcctgttctcagatctcaaaagaatgctcgctggaaagaaatttagcgccaatgaagaagtaatcgccgaaactgaggcctattttaaagcaaaagacaaatcgtactacaaaatggtattgaaaagttggaagatcgctaaaatcgctgtatcaccctcgaaggcaactattttgccaaaaaaaaatgtgttttactatggtagactggggacttttcaattggcctgttaggtcaacaattaaaaaaaaaagttaccgGAAACCTAGCTGATTTCAAATGTTTTTAATCTGCTAGTTTAAAAAACGCCACTAGATTAtttctatcagctctagtttttgagataggGGTTAATTGATGTTATTTCTTACTGAACTCATTTATCATCTAGAGTTGCAATCGGTCTACCTCTCATCCAATATTGTTTGTTCAAAAATCCACAAATAATTACGTTGCGTGAAATTTCCAGAAGGAGCACCAGGAGACCCTGGCGAAAATAAATTACGTCCTGGCATTGAGCAACTCCATCTTGTCTATAGCAGCCCAGAAGTCTGCATCTCCGTTGGTTTCGTTGTCAGATTCGGCCATGTCCAATCAGAATCTGTTGGATCAGAGGGCGGAACAAGTCCTCTTGCTGATTAGGGTATTACAACTGTTGGGTTCTGGACTGACTCTGGCTACTAAACAAATACGAGAAGGAACTCTGCGGCCCAGTACCAATGTGACAAAAGGTAGGGATCTGCAGTTTAAGCAACTTTTTGCTTTCAAGTCTAACCGATAGAGGAAGATTTGTAATAACTCTTCCAATAAATGGTAtcccatttcaatattttcccaaATAAAATGCATGTTGGACAATTATTCTGAACCACTACTGGAGCAACATAAAGACTACAAATGTTGTTAAAGCATAAGATGATTCCTTAATGAAGTAtccatttcagttttcattccAGTTGTTGTCACTCTGAATCAAAAGTTCAaggaaaccttagcagcatgtCGAAAATTGAACACAGACGGATTAATTACCAAGATAAAAACTCCAGAACATACTGTCGATAGCATACTGTACGAGCATGTAGTCCAAATGgtatgaaatacattttttgaaaatgattaatTGAACTCTTTTTACAACATTATTAAATCAATTATTTAATAGACTCAGACAGCAGCTACAGATGAACTATTAGGAAAAGGACTGCATAGTAGTGAAAGGTATCAAACAGCACAGATAATTCTACACAGTCTGTCTCAACAAATCAATTCTCAATATGATCAACAACAACTTAAGGCTTGTAAGTAATTCTGATTAAGTTGTTCTCTTTTTCTTATCGCTCAAATAGCGCAATGACCAATTGGTCATTATTTGAAGAGAATTCATACTAATACATTTCCTCTCAAAAGTGTTGTCGTAAAGACTTTTCATGAAAATGTTTTAGATTGAATCATTTGAAACTTATATTTGCTGGTTtatcaataaatgattttttggcATAAGTGCCATAAGTGTGCATTGTATGTTTCATAGATCGATTCGCAATACTTTTTTAAAATagtatttctttatttcttcaGATAAACTGGCTGTAGAGAGACGTCTTCAAATTCTTCAGGAGCAGGGTTTGATCTACATCACTAATTACAGTTAGATAACATAATTGCTGATGAAACCAAATACTAACACCATTTAGAGTGCtgtaacaaaaataaattgttcTTATGTCGTATATAACTGCTACTCTTACCGTAGTTCTTTATTTAGATCTGCTAAAAAAGGCATAGACAAGATGTTTCATCTTTTGAGAAAGTAGGCggtaataattttaatttaaaaaaaattgataatttttttgtctAATCTTTTTGTTTATATATCgtgtttgaattgaattatttttactgaaagatgatttgaaattatttaacttttttctacataaaaaaattatgtttgatTCTATAAATTATCtctttttattttgtaattGTATCTGAATATCATTAAGATTTatgattgaaaaatgaaaaaaaaaattaaacgtaTTTActgaaatttctgattttttaaatttacgtTTTATTTCCAATCAACatatagagaaaaaaatctgCAAATGAATCACAGTTCATTGtttagtattgtttttttttttactaaatGTTTCAATGCAGGTGAAACGTCACAAATaccataaattaaaaaaaaaaatatgcctGTTCTCTTTTCTGTAACCTAGAAGTGACAAAGTAGTGTGAACTCAATTGGAATAGTATTTTTTTAAGCAACTTGCTTTAGGTCTTAGTTACTGGTCTACattgaaaagttgatattttattaatctaaatatAGGTGTTTAAAACCCAAGAAATAATTGGAAAGAGACTTATCTAGATTAGATTAGTTTTGATAGGAAGTAACGACTTGTACAGGTAATTATTAATTTGCCACTTTTTTAACAAAATGTTTAGGCGGTTTATGGATAGCGTTCCAtgaaaattgcataaattgaaatcaaagtgatttgttttcaaatgaatgatAAGTACAGAAAAATAACCATTTGAAATGATTCAACAGCAGAAGTTTTGTTTCATAATGTTCGTGTTTTCATTGGGAAGTTAATATAGCTCCACTATTGAAACAAAATTGATAGtaagtgattttttttattttgggggCTGTAAGTTCCTTTGTCTATAATTGAATGATTGTCATTTTTcatttggaagaaaacattttcagtaatgaacagttttataaaaaaaaaaattaattgagttaTAAAATTaggtttattttgaaaatgcgTTGCTCGAATAAAGGCCATTCAAGTTATAAGTAAAACATCGTGAGAGCCTGTTGTGAAATATGTAGATAGAATTGAAGTGTAAATACATGTATTCGATGTGATAAATTCTTCCAATCAGGACTTTATAATCTTCAAGAGAAAGCTCCCTTAAAGTATGTTTaagtgtaaaaaaaaaaacaaaaaagtgttatattgaaattgtttttcaacattcTTCGATTCGAATtggttttgaattatttcagtaTATGAGTAAATTATCTCTAATACTTTATatttttgcagaaaatttttttttaatatacaggTGTAATATTACTTGGTGCTAGTAGTTTATATAGACATATCATGATTATGCAATTAGTGAATTTTATGAATACTATAATGCTTCAATGATTCATTTGATCTTAAGTTTTGAGGGAGCTTTCCATGAAGATTTTCTGTAATCTTTATATGACAAGTATTTGAAATATGTGATTATCATAATATTTTAGTGGTTCCCCCTATAAAGTACCTTATATTAATGTAAATTAAATTCTAATAAATCTGAATactaattaaaattttttattgtaccAATAACGCAAGACTACACTACAAATgcaatttttggaaaaagttCGTAGCATGtcaaaaaaatgataatattttaaagGCTTTAAAATATGAAGATATGATCATATGTTCCTAATACGAATTTCTGTATTTGGATAGTATTTTTTGTGTGAAATGGGTAAATACgaacaaaaaaatcaagaatcTGGTGTTCGAATTTTTaatcaggaacatatgagaccGAGGAGGTATATCAGGAGGCAGGAGTACAGATGAATAGGCAACACATAAAACGTTAtcgtgtatgattggttgccagGAGGAGATCTGCTACCCGTATACCTTCTCGTTCATCATGTGTTCCTAATACGAATTTCTGTGTTTGGATGGCattttcgtgtgtgaaatggTAAAATTCGAACGGAAAATCATGAATTTGGTGTCCAAATTTtgtatcagg
This window contains:
- the LOC123681740 gene encoding serine/threonine-protein kinase unc-51-like isoform X2 gives rise to the protein MDKGNAFNKIGQVVAGEFEICHAELIGHGAFACVYRGRKIKDKNFPVAIKAITKKNVNKCQALLSKEINILKQIAELNNPNLVSMISCEETPTHVFLVMEFCNGGDLADYFILKKTLSEDTLRLFLLQIASAMKTLRTLGIVHRDLKPQNILLSYDPAIAHPQPYQINLKLADFGFARTLEEGGMAGTLCGSPMYMAPEVIMSLQYDSKADLWSIGTIVYQALTGKPPFSAPNPQALKNYYEKTLNLMPKMPSSTSPELQDFLTRLMKRNPKERLSFDEFFNHPFLQRDQYHRKSPIPGDFPLPFFEPSPVSSRASPVSARSSPNHMKLPAKTASPTRVSTPPQAETLSNSIDDDFVIVPKNLPVYRSTESLEKERGTIPKITHSPCDLDHPNSSPPRPSTLPVASQPIPTPQRNTRVRRDSEQERRESDQYTPSVSSVVPRSAPINMVRHESKPETDIDISSLSPPSVKFMIGTPPGGRRRSTSSGSYSETPPPNIWNGSISRSGLSNSPLRRSGTSPPFSNALARVPMLSAPNLSDNNNPTMGPNFSTRAMTLPEISEIGNMHSVYNDNDHPIQFIAPELPEDSLLGKEHQETLAKINYVLALSNSILSIAAQKSASPLVSLSDSAMSNQNLLDQRAEQVLLLIRVLQLLGSGLTLATKQIREGTLRPSTNVTKVVVTLNQKFKETLAACRKLNTDGLITKIKTPEHTVDSILYEHVVQMTQTAATDELLGKGLHSSERYQTAQIILHSLSQQINSQYDQQQLKAYKLAVERRLQILQEQGLIYITNYS
- the LOC123681740 gene encoding serine/threonine-protein kinase unc-51-like isoform X1 — encoded protein: MDKGNAFNKIGQVVAGEFEICHAELIGHGAFACVYRGRKIKDKNFPVAIKAITKKNVNKCQALLSKEINILKQIAELNNPNLVSMISCEETPTHVFLVMEFCNGGDLADYFILKKTLSEDTLRLFLLQIASAMKTLRTLGIVHRDLKPQNILLSYDPAIAHPQPYQINLKLADFGFARTLEEGGMAGTLCGSPMYMAPEVIMSLQYDSKADLWSIGTIVYQALTGKPPFSAPNPQALKNYYEKTLNLMPKMPSSTSPELQDFLTRLMKRNPKERLSFDEFFNHPFLQRDQYHRKSPIPGDFPLPFFEPSPVSSRASPVSARSSPNHMKLPAKTASPTRVSTPPQAETLSNSIDDDFVIVPKNLPVYRSTESLEKERGTIPKITHSPCDLDHPNSSPPRPSTLPVASQPIPTPQRNTRVRRDSEQERRESDQYTPSVSSVVPRSAPINMVRHESKPETDIDISSLSPPSVKFMIGTPPGGRRRSTSSGSYSETPPPNIWNGSISRSGLSNSPLRRSGTSPPFSNALARVPMLSAPNLSDNNNPTMGPNFSTRAMTLPEISEIGNMHSVYNDNDHPIQFIAPELPEDSLLGKEHQETLAKINYVLALSNSILSIAAQKSASPLVSLSDSAMSNQNLLDQRAEQVLLLIRVLQLLGSGLTLATKQIREGTLRPSTNVTKVFIPVVVTLNQKFKETLAACRKLNTDGLITKIKTPEHTVDSILYEHVVQMTQTAATDELLGKGLHSSERYQTAQIILHSLSQQINSQYDQQQLKAYKLAVERRLQILQEQGLIYITNYS